One part of the Acidobacteriota bacterium genome encodes these proteins:
- a CDS encoding sigma-70 family RNA polymerase sigma factor, with protein MDRADADSRAKPLLVDDRALVESCLGGEPDAWEALILRYQRLIYSIPIRSGFSPVDAADIFQSVCLKLFQKLTTLRKQEKISSWLMTTTTRECWRVVEKRRREAQPSIYDDDYERDIVNRLASAEPLADQRRIALERHESHSRIGGRRRVRKGEHKRNRH; from the coding sequence ATGGATCGGGCCGATGCCGACAGTCGCGCTAAGCCGCTGCTCGTCGATGATCGCGCGCTTGTGGAATCCTGCCTCGGCGGGGAGCCCGACGCGTGGGAAGCGCTCATCCTCAGGTATCAGCGGCTGATCTACTCGATTCCAATTCGCTCGGGGTTTTCGCCGGTTGATGCGGCGGACATCTTCCAGTCGGTGTGCTTGAAGCTCTTCCAGAAACTGACAACACTGCGTAAGCAGGAAAAGATAAGTTCGTGGCTGATGACTACCACAACGCGCGAGTGCTGGCGCGTGGTCGAGAAACGCCGGCGCGAGGCTCAGCCTTCGATCTACGACGACGACTATGAACGAGACATCGTCAATCGCCTCGCCTCCGCGGAGCCCCTCGCCGATCAGCGCCGCATCGCGCTCGAGCGACATGAATCTCACTCGCGGATCGGTGGCCGGCGTCGCGTTCGGAAAGGCGAGCATAAGCGTAACCGGCACTAG